The Symphalangus syndactylus isolate Jambi chromosome 6, NHGRI_mSymSyn1-v2.1_pri, whole genome shotgun sequence genome contains the following window.
TAGATTTCTACTGGACAGCGCTGGTCTAGAAATCTTCTGACCTTGAGCTAAGTGTCTCTGCTGTTTCCCGGAGTCTCTTCCAACGAGTCATTTACCACCTATCATGTGCCAGCTGATGAGAACAGATTCAGTTGCAGTCTAAGGATGAGACTAAAACAGGGATAACAGGTGCTGGTAGGCAATATATCAGTGAGTTCTAGCGTATATACTCCTAGAATGGTATCTATAAGATATACATACAAGACATTCTTGAGTGGTTCTTAACTTTACCAGCCCCAATGTtccattttaataacatttttataactCCCCATTTACTATTGTGAAATGAAGTTTATAGATAGTATAGCCTAACTACatacataatttcaaaaaaaattatagtgtcTGAAccaaagcagaaagaagaaataaaaggaaatcctTTATAATAAGATAATACTTTTCAGTATGCTAGAAAGCATAATTAGTCAGATGCTAGTAGTTATGCATAGGAGCACCTTGAATGTGACAGTGCAAATGCAGACTGAACGCTGTGAATAACACTGCTATCAGTGACCCAGTTCTCCAAAATGGTGAGTAACTCctaataaattcctgaacacaacAAAGTATAATCTTCCGTCTGTTAACATGGAGGTTACATTCCTTAAAATGTTCAGCACATTTTACACCCCTACAAGATTACTTTGTTTTTTGTATATAAGACACAGGCACATCAGATGCTTAtaaccagtttttttttaacttatatgAATATTCAGTAGGACATGTGAAAGCTGTGTGGGATCAGGACAGTTTTCTTGTGTGATACCATCTTGCAATGTGCAAGACACGGAGCCTCCTTGGCTCCTCTCCCCCAGTAATTTGACAACAAAATTGCCCCGTACATTTCCAAATTGCTCCTTAGGGAGGGTGCCACTCTGGTTGGGGAACCACTGTGGTGGTCTGAATGCCCTACCTGTTCCCTGTTCCCCAGCCTTACCTTGGGCTGTTCTCCCATCACCAGGCTCTAAGATACCCTGGGCCTTCCCAGTTCTTCTCCAAGCCAATCTCTTTCCTGTGTTAGGACATTCTGGTGCTCTTTTCTTTGCCTGGAAAACTGTCCACTTCGTGTCTGGATAACTATTCCTGAAACTTTGGATCTCAGCATTGCCAAATTCCCAATCTAATTTAATactttctgtttagtttttccaCAGGACTCTGTGTTTTTCTGCAATGGTACTTATCACAGACTGGGATTTCTACCTGTTTTATTCTTGCTATGTCAAGTGTGTTTATTACCTGTCTCCCTCAACTTTCAGTTCCCTGAGAGCAGGGACCATGCCCATCTCGTCCACCACTTGTTTACCCAGCACTCACGAAGATGCCCGGAACTTAGCATCCTTAGATGAACGTACGTGCCTGGcaaacaacaaacatttcttaGGCAACTGAAAGGCTGATGGGATTCCCCAGCCAGTTGGGAGAAAAGCGCTCTCGAGGGTGGGGGTATGCTTTTTCCAGGGCAGATGGGGTTCAGCCCAAGTTACAGGCAGCTTTGGTCCACTCTAGATTTGCCTGGATTCGCGTATGTGGGGACGCAGGCGTCTTATCGGGGGGCGGCCGGTTGGGGCCAGGCAGCCCGGATCCCAGCCGAGGCGGTGCGCGGTGCGGAGAAGCCGTGGGAGCGACCATAGAGAGCGCGCGGGCGGAGCGAGCGGCCGGATGCGGTCACCATAGAGACGGGTGACTGACAGGCAGCGGAAGAGGAAGCTGCGGACAGGGGCTGTGAGGTGGCAGCGGCTGCAGCGGCGGAGCCGGCGCCTCAGCGGGCACTGGGGTCTGTTCCCCCTTCCCCGTCCCTGCTCCCTGCCAGGCGCGTGCAGGACGCCGCTCTTGGTCCCcacgcccccgccccgccccctcccgGGACGCTGGGAGCCCCCGGTCGTCCTTTATCCGGTGTCCGCCGGCCCCCGGCCCTGGAACCCGGGCTTCCTCCCCGAGGGCCTTGGGCGTCCCTCCTGGCCCTGCGCCCGCTGCCTCGGTGCTGTCTCTGGCGCGGCCTCCGCTCCCGCCGACGGGCCTGAGAACGAGGTCTGTGCCCCAGTCTCCCAGCCGCGACCTCCGACCCCGGCTCGCAGAACGACCCGAGCTGGGCTCCCGAGCCCTCTTCTCAGCAGCCCGGAGACGTGGCcagtttatttctgttttgagaAGAACGGCGAAGACTCGCGTCGGGCCTTCGTTCTAGGGCTGGACGTGGTCTCTGATTGCCGAGAGGTAGAGCAGGGGCTCTGTCAGAAGCTGGCCGCGCTTCTGTTTGCGTTCCCAGAACCCTGGCGTTGTCTCTAGTTGCTGCTTGTCCTCTCTCTTTGCTTTTGGTTTGTTTCATTTGGCCCCTGGGGCCCTGGTAAAACCAGGCACCTCATCGCTCGCACACAGTAGGAGTTCCAGTCCCCGCCTGCTGTCTCCTCAGCAGCTGGGGTTCCGAGGAGAATGCCCTGCAAGATGGCTCCATCGGCCATGGCGCTCCTGAGAGGCTGTCAGTGCTGAGTCACCGATCTACCTCATTCGGGTGGGCAGAATTTGTATGTGCCATGCGAGTGGCTCCAGACCTCTCCTGAGTGGGAGGAGGGGTTCTTGTAGCCGTTGCGTCTCCTCACACACGGGGAGCAGAGTAGAAAGAGGCTCCGGCCCCTCCCTTGTGCCCGCCGGGCCTGCCACAGTGGCTCAGCAGCCCCTTCAGTAGCCCGCCTGAGGACCGATGCCAGAGGCAGGCATTCTTCCGGAAAGGCCCACTGAGGCAGGCTCCGGCTCCTCTGGTCGGGGGCTGTTGTTTTGATGGATCGTGTGCTTTTCCCTAACCTCTTACCACTTGCTGTCATCTGTTGACTTAGGCCCATCCTGCAGATGTGTGTAGTGCTCCTTTTTGGGTTAGCTTTGGCAGTATTGAGTTTTACTTCCTCCTCTTTCTAGTGGAAAACAGACCATAATCCCAGTGTGAGTGAAAttgattgtttcatttattaCCGTTTTGGCTGGGGGTTAGTTCCGAAGAGCAGGCAGAAGGAGTTGTGAAGACAGGACAATCTTCTTGGGGATGCTGGGCCTGGAAGCCAGTGGGCCTTGCTCTGTCTTTGGCCTCATTGACCCCAGGTTCTCTGGTTAAAACTGCAAGCTTACTACTGGCCTGGTGCCCATCAATCCATTGATCCTTGAGGCTGTGCCCCTGGGGCACCCACCTGGCAGGGCCTACCACCATGCGACTGAGCTCCCTGTTGGCTCTGCTGCGGCCAGCGCTTCCCCTCATCCTAGGGCTGTCTCTGGGGTGCAGCCTGAGCCTTCTGCGGGTTTCCTGGATCCAGGGGGAGGGAGAAGATCCCTGTGTCGAGGCTGTAGGGGAGCGAGGAGGGCCACAGAATCCAGATTCGAGAGCTCGGCTAGACCAAAGTGATGAAGACTTCAAACCCCGGATTGTCCCCTACTACAGGGACCCCAACAAGCCCTACAAGAAGGTGCTCAGGTGAGAGCAACGTGTGTGCATAGTCCCCAGACACTGGCCCTGTTTTGGGCTGATGTAAATCCTTGCCTCTGCCTTTCCATTGGCAATCGGCGTCAGGTGACTTGGAGCAATTCTGGCTTATTTTTCATCatggtttctttctgttttttccctccttttcagGTCTTAGAAAGTCTCACATTCATTGGTGTTAAATTagggtttgatttttttgtttgtttttgttttgttttgagatggagtcttactcttgtcgcccaggctggagtgcaatggcgcgatattggctcactgcaacctctgcctcccgggttcaagtgattctcctgcctcagccttgcgagtagctggtattacaggtgcacaccaccacaccaagctaattttgtatttttagtagagacggggtttctccatgttggtcagggtggtcttgaactcctgacctcaggtgatccgcccacctcggcctcccaaagtgccgggattacaggcgtgagctaccgggCCTGGCCAGGGTTCGATGTTCTTGAACAGAGTAGGAATTGCATCTAACCTATCTAATCTATCCTTAGTAGACTCCCTCCCCTCCCAAATCAATTCCAGTGTCAGCCACTTAGTGGATACTCAGTTCAGTACCTAATTAATATTGACAAAGAAGGAAGTTTCTCTCTTCTCAGCCCCAACTCACTCCTAGAGGGGGATGTATATACTGAACAAGCTGGGTTCCTAAAGATTAGGGAGTTGACCCCGGCACACTGGTCTCTCCACAGGACTCGGTACATCCAGACAGAGCTGGGCTCCCGTGAGCGGTTGCTGGTGGCTGTCCTGACCTCCCGAGCTACACTGTCCACTTTGGCCGTGGCTGTGAACCGTACAGTGGCCCATCACTTCCCTCGGTTACTCTACTTCACTGGGCAGCGGGGGGCCCGGGCTCCAGCAGGGATGCAGGTGGTGTCTCATGGGGATGAGCGGCCCGCCTGGCTCATGTCAGAGACCCTGCGCCACCTTCACACACACTTTGGGGCCGACTACGACTGGTTCTTCATCATGCAGGATGACACATATGTGCAGGCCCCCCGTCTGGCAGCCCTTGCTGGCCACCTCAGCATCAACCAAGACCTGTACTTAGGCCGGGCAGAGGAGTTCATTGGCGCAGGCGAGCAGGCCCGGTACTGTCATGGGGGCTTTGGCTACCTGTTGTCACGAAGTCTCCTGCTTCGTCTGCGGCCACATCTGGATGGCTGCCGAGGAGACATTCTCAGTGCCCGTCCTGACGAGTGGCTTGGACGCTGCCTCATTGACTCTCTGGGCGTCGGCTGTGTCTCACAGCACCAGGTGACAGCTCTTTCAAGTCAGTCCCGGTCCCTGATAAGCTAGTGGGGGATGAGTGATTGGCCTTCCTCCCAGCAGCACCTTAGAGGCCATTGTTCTCCCTTCCTGGCCACTGGCCACCCCGTGAGCCCTCCATTGCTCACCTTTGGCAATCTGAGAACCTGGGGCTAtcaaagtggtatcttgttaggaaCCCCTAAGCAAGACCAAAGGGTGCTCCTACTCACCAGTCCTtctcccctgcctccctgccctccacacctcccccGACATCCGCACTTCAGTTATGGCAGTATGGGCATGGCTTAGAGATGGCCACTCCCCAGAGAAGTGAGGTGATCACTTTTCCAGCCCAGAGAGCTGCCCTGTTGATTGTCCTGGAGAAGAGTGGAAGAACCCAGAGGTGGCTCATCCTCTCAAACCAAAGTATTGGGAAGATTTTCTGGCTTGTATCATTCATTCCCTTGAGGAACAATGGGAATCTTTGGGGGAAGAGAGtatccttattttttttaatatgttatttcTGTGACggctccttgcagagcagggctagcCCATAGGCAATGCACTGAGAGTAGCCGAGAGTGTCCTTAGTTGCCTACTTGCTTTCTACTTTCCAAAATGTGGGCAGTGAAAGAACTGGGGTTAAGCGAGGTGCTGGAAAGGGTGCCTCCTCTGTCCTCTGTTCTAACGCAGCAGTGCTAACAGATGTGGACACTGAGTATGGTTAAGGGCGGTTTGGGACCGGCAGCTCTTGTGTGTGTCATTGATTGGTCTGATTGTCCCTCTAGGGGCAGCAGTATCGCTCATTTGAACTGGCCAAAAATAGGGACCCTGAGAAGGAAGGGAGCTCGGCTTTCCTGAGTGCCTTCGCCGTGCACCCTGTCTCCGAAGGTACCCTCATGTACCGGCTCCACAAACGCTTCAGCGCTCTGGAGTTGGAGCGGGCTTACAGTGAAATAGAACAACTGCAGGTGAGCTGAAGAGGAGCAGGTGGGCAGAGGACTGCAGTCAGAGGGTCAGAGAGAACCTGAGATGTCCAGGCATACAATGGGCGAGCAGCTGGCAGTGGGGCTGGGCTAGGCCCTGTATAATGGCAGGGCAGGAAGAGGCCGATCatacttaaatttaaaacaactacaGGGACAAATGTCTTTGGGGGTCCAAAGCAATCATAAGGTAAGCTCCCAGCACAACTTGAATGCAGCTAAAGGGGTTTGCAAGCAGACTCTGAGGATCGGGAAGCTCCGCACAGTGTTCAGACAGAAAAGTTTTAGTTCCTCCCAATAGCGCCTGTCCATTGAGGAGGCAAAAACTCTGAAGTTTCTTTACTTCTAGAACTGTCCCAAGAAAGCCCAAGGGTAGAAGGTAGAATTCTCAAGTTGAATGTCAGGGTTGGCAGAGGTGGACTGTAGATGAAAACAAGGGTGTCATTATGAAGAGGGTGTGAGTCCTTTGGGTATAAGAGAGAAAGGCTGTTGAGCTTCTATTTCAAGATACTTTTACCTATGCAAAAAGCACATTTCCCACCTCCTTCTCATGGCATTTGTGTAAGGTGAGTATGATTCCTATTCCGTCTGCATTTTAGAGGTGAAGAATAGCGTACGAGGGATTCAGTGATTAGCGAGGGACCCCTCACTAAGTGTTGATGGAGTTAGGACAGAGCTCAGCTGTTTGAATCTCAGAGCCCAGGCAGCTGGAGCTGGGTAGGATCCTGGAGCTGGCACTAACGTGAGGCGCATTCCCTCCAACCCAGGCTCAGATCCGGAACCTGACCGTGCTGACCCCCGAAGGGGAGGCAGGGCTGAGCTGGCCCGTTGGGCTCCCTGCTCCTTTCACACCACACTCTCGCTTTGAGGTGCTGGGCTGGGACTACTTCACAGAGCAGCACACCTTCTCCTGTGCAGATGGGGCTCCCAAGTGCCCACTACAGGGGGCTAGCAGGGCGGACGTGGGTGATGCGTTGGAGACTGCCCTGGAGCAGCTCAATCGGCGCTATCAGCCCCGCCTGCGCTTCCAGAAGCAGCGACTGCTCAACGGCTACCGGCGCTTCGACCCAGCACGGGGCATGGAGTACACCCTGGACCTGCTATTGGAATGTGTGACACAGCGTGGGCACCGGCGGGCCCTGGCTCGCAGGGTCAGCCTGTTGCGGCCACTGAGCCGGGTGGAAATCCTACCTATGCCCTATGTCACTGAGGCCACCCGAGTGCAGCTGGTGCTGCCGCTCCTGGTGGCTGAAGCTGCTGCAGCCCCGGCTTTCCTCGAGGCCTTTGCAGCCAATGTCCTGGAGCCACGAGAACATGCATTGCTCACCCTGTTGCTGGTCTACGGGCCACGAGAAGGTGGCCGTGGAGCTCCAGACCCATTTCTTAGGGTGAAGGCTGCAGCAGCTGAGTTAGAGCGACGGTACCCCGGGACGAGGCTGGCCTGGCTCGCTGTGCGAGCAGAGGCCCCTTCCCAGGTGCGACTCATGGACGTGGTCTCGAAGAAGCACCCTGTGGACACTCTCTTCTTCCTCACCACCGTGTGGACGAGGCCTGGGCCCGAAGTCCTCAACCGCTGTCGCATGAATGCCATCTCTGGTTGGCAGGCCTTCTTTCCTGTCCATTTCCAGGAGTTCAATCCTGCCCTGTCACCACAGAGATCACCCCCAGGGCCCCCGGGGGCTGGCCCTGACCCCCCCTCCCCTCCTGGTGCTGACCCCTCCCGGGGGGCTCCTATAGGGGGGAGATTTGACCGGCAGGCTTCTGCAGAGGGCTGCTTCTACAACGCTGACTACCTGGCGGCCCGAGCCCGGCTGGCAGGTGAACTGGCAGgccaggaagaggaggaagccCTGGAGGGGCTGGAGGTGATGGATGTTTTCCTCCGGTTCTCAGGGCTCCACCTCTTTCGGGCCGTAGAGCCAGGGCTGGTGCAGAAGTTCTCCCTGCGGGACTGCAGCCCACGGCTCAGTGAAGAACTCTACCACCGCTGCCGCCTCAGCAACCTGGAGGGGCTAGGAGGCCGTGCCCAGCTGGCCATGGCTCTTTTTGAGCAGGAGCAGGCCAATAGCACTTAGCCCACCTTGGGGCCCTAACCTCCGTATCTTTCCTTTGTCTGCCTCAGCCCCAGGAAGGGCAAGGCAAGATGGTGGACAGATAGAGAATTGTTGCTGTATTTTTTACatatgaaaatgttattaaaCATGTCttctgccaaactgtttttagGTCTAGGGAAAATTGAGTAAGGAGAAGAATccaagggaagggaagggtaTGGGGAGTTGTCCCGAGGGACCCACTGCCTCcccaccctcttccctcccccttccctcccccttccctccccctcccctccccctcccctcccagttTCCAATGACCACACGGCTGCTGTCAGATGAATGACTTTTAATCCAGCCCCACACCCCAAGGTGGCAAAGGAGTGATGCTGGAGCCCGGGGCAAAACGCCGGGGCCTGGGACACGGCCGGAAGTTCCGTCGTGCTGCTTATTTCTGGGCTGCTAGGTGTTACGCACAACCAGCGACTGCTCCAGCTCCTGCCTGCGCTGCTGGATCTTTAGAGGAAGTGAGAACAGGAGCAGGTGTCAGTGTTCCTGGTGAGTGATCAGGACAATCCCACCTACTGACACCGCCTGCCCTGGAAGAGCATCTGGGAGCAGGGAGGGCCGCTGCATGGTGAGGCAGTGTGGTGAAGCTTTACTGTGGGGAGCTGCGAGGGCTGCCCACAAGCTGAACAGGGAGGTTTCTCTTGGAGTTGAGGAGGGGGAAGCCTCAGGGCAAGGGTCCCTCCATACCTTGCAGTAGAAGTAGCGACTGACGGCCTCCTGGGACCAGGGCTGGTGGTAGAACTCAGCCCGGCGCTCCTCTTCGGGGTTGCCGGCTACATCTGTCATCACCTGGGAGGGAGCATGGGGTGAGCCCTGAGCCCCAAATCCCCTCACCTGCCCCTGGAGTACAACGTTTACTCTCTTTCCCGATGTGCTTGTCTTCCACTCCAGTACTCCCTGAGTCTCCCTCTTCACCTTGAGGTCCCGGCTCTGGGAGCGGAGCAGGTCTTGGACATAGCCTTTGGGGTCTCTGGAGAAGCTTAGCATGAAGTCCCTCTGGATCTTG
Protein-coding sequences here:
- the CHPF2 gene encoding chondroitin sulfate glucuronyltransferase isoform X1, producing the protein MRLSSLLALLRPALPLILGLSLGCSLSLLRVSWIQGEGEDPCVEAVGERGGPQNPDSRARLDQSDEDFKPRIVPYYRDPNKPYKKVLRTRYIQTELGSRERLLVAVLTSRATLSTLAVAVNRTVAHHFPRLLYFTGQRGARAPAGMQVVSHGDERPAWLMSETLRHLHTHFGADYDWFFIMQDDTYVQAPRLAALAGHLSINQDLYLGRAEEFIGAGEQARYCHGGFGYLLSRSLLLRLRPHLDGCRGDILSARPDEWLGRCLIDSLGVGCVSQHQGQQYRSFELAKNRDPEKEGSSAFLSAFAVHPVSEGTLMYRLHKRFSALELERAYSEIEQLQAQIRNLTVLTPEGEAGLSWPVGLPAPFTPHSRFEVLGWDYFTEQHTFSCADGAPKCPLQGASRADVGDALETALEQLNRRYQPRLRFQKQRLLNGYRRFDPARGMEYTLDLLLECVTQRGHRRALARRVSLLRPLSRVEILPMPYVTEATRVQLVLPLLVAEAAAAPAFLEAFAANVLEPREHALLTLLLVYGPREGGRGAPDPFLRVKAAAAELERRYPGTRLAWLAVRAEAPSQVRLMDVVSKKHPVDTLFFLTTVWTRPGPEVLNRCRMNAISGWQAFFPVHFQEFNPALSPQRSPPGPPGAGPDPPSPPGADPSRGAPIGGRFDRQASAEGCFYNADYLAARARLAGELAGQEEEEALEGLEVMDVFLRFSGLHLFRAVEPGLVQKFSLRDCSPRLSEELYHRCRLSNLEGLGGRAQLAMALFEQEQANST
- the CHPF2 gene encoding chondroitin sulfate glucuronyltransferase isoform X2, with the translated sequence MRLSSLLALLRPALPLILGLSLGCSLSLLRVSWIQGEGEDPCVEAVGERGGPQNPDSRARLDQSDEDFKPRIVPYYRDPNKPYKKVLRTRYIQTELGSRERLLVAVLTSRATLSTLAVAVNRTVAHHFPRLLYFTGQRGARAPAGMQVVSHGDERPAWLMSETLRHLHTHFGADYDWFFIMQDDTYVQAPRLAALAGHLSINQDLYLGRAEEFIGAGEQARYCHGGFGYLLSRSLLLRLRPHLDGCRGDILSARPDEWLGRCLIDSLGVGCVSQHQAQIRNLTVLTPEGEAGLSWPVGLPAPFTPHSRFEVLGWDYFTEQHTFSCADGAPKCPLQGASRADVGDALETALEQLNRRYQPRLRFQKQRLLNGYRRFDPARGMEYTLDLLLECVTQRGHRRALARRVSLLRPLSRVEILPMPYVTEATRVQLVLPLLVAEAAAAPAFLEAFAANVLEPREHALLTLLLVYGPREGGRGAPDPFLRVKAAAAELERRYPGTRLAWLAVRAEAPSQVRLMDVVSKKHPVDTLFFLTTVWTRPGPEVLNRCRMNAISGWQAFFPVHFQEFNPALSPQRSPPGPPGAGPDPPSPPGADPSRGAPIGGRFDRQASAEGCFYNADYLAARARLAGELAGQEEEEALEGLEVMDVFLRFSGLHLFRAVEPGLVQKFSLRDCSPRLSEELYHRCRLSNLEGLGGRAQLAMALFEQEQANST